TGTGGCCTCCACCTCCACATTTAAAAGACAGGCAAAACCACTAAAATATGAACCTGTACACAGGGTTACCACCTCACATTCATGTGTTCATACGTGtgtatttaagttgtgtttgataTACTACAATATAATCTTAACCAGTGCAGTATTTTTtcaggacttgtactgattggctagacagagggaccgagctgggaaggatgtgcagcaggttagggtgatgaaggatagagatggaaatgtgctgacaagtgaggagagtgtgttgagaaggtggaaggagtactttgaggggctgatgaatgaagaaaaagagagagagaagttggatgatgtggggatagtgaatcaggaagtgcagtggattagcaaggaggaagtgagggcagctatgaagaggatgaagagtggaaaggcagctggtccagcTGACATACCtgtctgtggaggcatggagatgtttaggagagatggcagtggggtttttaactagattgtttaacacaatcttggaaagtgagaggatgcctgaggagtggagaagaagcatactggtaccgattttcaagaacaagggtgatgtgcagaactgtagcaactacagaggtataaagttgctcagccacagcatgaagacatgggaaagagtaatagaagctaggttaagagaagaggtgatgaacagcaagcagcagtatggtttcatgtcaggaaagagcaccacagatgtgatgtttgctttgagaatgttgatggagaagtatagaaaaggccagaaggaggtacattgtgtctttgtggatttagagaaagcttatgacagggtgccgagagaggaggtgtggtattgtatgaggaagttgggagttgcagagaagtatggaggagtggtgcaggatatgtatgagggaggtgtgacagtggtgaggtgtgcggttggaatgacagatgggttcaaggtggaggtgggtttacatcaaggatcagctctgagccctttcttgtttgcaatggtgatggacaggttgacggacgagatcaggcaggagtctctgtggactatgatgtttgctgatgacattgtgatctgtagcgagagtagggtgcaggtggaggagagcctggagaggtggaggtatgcactggagagaggaacagtgaaagtcagtaggaacaagacggaatacctatgagtgaatgagagggaggacagtggaatggtgaggatgcaaggagtagaggagtcgaaggcgtatgagtttaaatacttggggtcaactgtccaagtaacagggagtgcagaagagaggtggagaagagagtgcaggtagggtggagttggtggagaagagtgtaaggagtgatgtgtgacagaagggtaccagcaagagttaaagggaaggtttacaagatggtagtgagaccagctatgttatatggtttggacacagtggcactgatgaaaagacaggaggaggtggagctggaggaggcagagttgaagatcataagattttcactgggagtgacgaagaaggacaggataaggaatgagaatattagagggatagctcaagttggacggtttggagacaaagcaagagaggcaagattgagatggtttggacatgtgtggaggagagatgctgggtatattgggagaaggatgctgaatatggagcactTTTTTCTCTGAAAACAAAACTATATTGATGTGTGATGCATTGACAGGACCTCTTTGCTGGTGGATGTGCTCATGGGAAGCGGTTGACAGGAAGTAGGAAGTAGAAGCAGAGCTTGTTACTACAACTGGTTTGTTATTCCTCCAATCAGAGAAAACACCACCCAGGTTAGGATGTACTGACTGCCATTAAAGTGGATGTAAATGAGGACTGAAGTGGTCCTGTGTTGAAGAGGTTTAGGAAGactgacctgagagtttccagtctacattgtggactccccagtccagcagagagcagcttgactcctgaatcctgcagatcattgttactcaggtccagctctctcacactagaggaggaggagctgaggactgaggacacaacttcacagctcctctctgacagattacaggaactcaacctgaatggacacacacacacacacacacacacacacacacacacacacacacacacacacacacacacacacacacacacacacacacacacaaacatcactcTATCATACTCTAATGCCACTAATATTGATTTTACTACTCGTTTTCATCACGAAACAGTTTGAATAATAGCACTTTATTATAGTACTCATTTAAACACAGACATATCAAAATACTACTACGAGAGTACTATTACTGCCGCTAATTTTACTACTAGTCCTATTATAACTGCGATGGTTGCTTGTTATAATACAATTTGTACTGCTATTGCTACTGTGACTACtaatactattgctactactagagtagtacttctgctactactactattactgcttttACTACTGCTGCTAATTCCAGTACTACCTGATTCTTGTATGATTACTGCTACTTAAAACTATTACGACAGTTTTGATAGTTGTAATTATTCTATCATTTTAATGTctttaatacttttgattttagaACCTATAACCCCAGTAACACTATCAATCATCAGTGTAATGAAACAATATTTTCTCACCAATGGAAAAATATAATCTATACACTTACAGAGCTGTACTGGAGGCTTTGACCACTGGCAGCAGCCTCAGAAGACCCTCCTCTGAAGCAGAGTATTTCTTCAGGTCAAACACCTCCAGCTCCTTTTCTGAAGACAATAAGATGAAGACCAGAGCTGACCACTGAGCAGGAGAGAGTCGGTGTTTGGGGAGTCTTCCTGATGTCAGGTACCGTTGGATCTCCTCCACTAGAGAATGGTCATTCAGTTCATTCAGACAGTGGAACagattgatgcttctctctggagAGAAATCGTCACTGATCTTGTCCTGGATGTACAGGACTGTTTTCTGATGGGCCTTTGACATACTTCCTGTCTTTCCCAGCAGGCCTCGTAGGAGATTCTGATTGGATTCCAGTGACAGGCCCAGAAGGAAGCGCAGGAACAAGTCCAGATGTCCGTTTGGACTCTCTAAGGCCTTGTCCACTGCTGTCTGGTAAAGGTCTGGTTTTTTACGTTTATCTCCAAGTGGTTTAGACCTGCATGAGGTTGACTGTGTTTCTGACAGCAGATTGGCTTTAGTTTTgatgaatgagagaaagacataaagagcAGCCAGAAACTCCTGAATGCTCAGATGGACAAAGCAGAAGACCTTGTCCTGGTAGAGCCCACACTCCTCTTTAAAGAACTGTGTGAACACTCCTGAGTACACTGAGGCTGCTTTGATATCAATGCCACACTCTGTCAGGTCTGCTTCATAGAAGATCAGGTTGCCTTTCTCCAGCTGTTCAAAGGCCAGTTTCCCCAGACACTCAAtcatcttcctgctctctgtattCCAGTGTGGCTCTGTCTCAGATCTCCCATGATACTTCACATTCCCCTGGATGGACTGAACCACCAGGAAGTGGATGTACATCTCAGTCAGGGTCTTGggcatctctcctctctcatctgttcCCAACACGTGATCCAGaactgtagcagtgatccaacagAAGACTGGGATGTGACACATGATGTGGAGGCTTCGTGACGTCTTGATGTGTGAGATGATTCTTCTGGCTTGCTCCTCATCTCTGAATCTCTTCCTGAAGTACTCCTCCTTCTGTGGATCAGTGAACCCTCTCACCTCTGTCACCATGTCAACCCATTCAGGGGGGATCTGATTGGCTGCTGCAGGCCGTGTGGTTATCCAGAGGCGAGCAGATGGAAGCAGTTTCCGCTTGATGAGGTTTGTCAGCAGCACGTCCACTGAGGTGGACTTTGTGACATCAGTCCAGATCTCATTGTTCTGGAAGTCCAGAGGAAGTCGACACTCATCCAGACCGTCAAAGATGAACACAACTTGGAACTCGTCAAAGCTGCAGATTCCTGCTTTCTTGGTTTCGAtaaagaagtgatgaagaagtcccACCAAGCTGAACTTTTTATCTTTCAGCACGTTCAGCTCTCTGAACGTGAATGGAAATGTGAAGTGTATATTGTGGTTGGTTTTGTCTTCAGCCCAGTCCAGAGTGAACTTCTGTGTTAAGACTGTTTTCCCGATGCCAGCCACTCCCTTTGTCATCAATGTTCTGATTGGTTTATCTTGTCCAGGTAAGGGTTTAAAGATGTCCTCACATGTGATCAGTGTTTCTGGTCTCGCTGGTTTCCTGGATGCTGTTTCAATCTGCCTGACCTCGTGTTCATTATTGGCCTCTCCACTGCCTCCCTTTGTGATGTAGAGCTCTGTGTAGATCTGATTCAGAAGTGTTGACTCTCCTGGTTTAGCGATGCCCTCAAACAAACACTGAAACTTCTCCTTCAGAGCTGCTTTGAGGTTACTCCGGCACATGGGAACAAGGTTttctgaataaacaaataaagcaGGGAATCAGTGAGTGGATGTTACTGTAATGTGAGAAACAGAAACTTTACCAAGCTCCATAGTATTACTTCACCTTATCAGTGGTGGATGGACAAGCAGGTCTGATTTAAGACAAACAATGAAGACATGTATATAATTTATGTAAAGGGTAGATTTATCCAAGTGCATTCCCACAAACAATCTGCTTCATTTCTACTGTAATAATATTTTGATGGTTGCTGTTCCAGCTCTTGTAGTAACCATGTATTAGTTAGGAGCTCTTTACTGGGACTATGGGGACAGTGGTGATGTCTTAAAGAGGTTCTCTCTGGTATTATTGCTCTGATGTGAACCAATGTCATCAGCATTTTACACCCACATCAACCATCAACGGTTTAACCAGATTATCCATTAGATTTCTTTTATTTACCATCCAAATGGAAACTGTCTGAACCTCCTTTCATAAATCTACATTTGCGGCAGGGTTTGAAAATAGTTCCACCCCCCACTTTGCCTCTATTGACCCTGTACATGGTGTTGAGGCTTTGGAATAAAGAGTCTCTTACTGCTCTCCAGAGAGGCAGCCAGCTCCTCCTGCTTCATActcctcaggaagtgcagtgtgaTCTTCAGAAGTGCCTCCCTGGtgctcctcctctgctcctcttcctcttccaccctctgtctctctaagcactctgggtaatctgaactcagaaccttctggaacctcttcagctccttcttcacaaaaGTGACAAGGTTCTCCTCAAGCAGCTGGAAATGAGTCAGTATATGAATGAAACTTTCATGTTAAAGTCATGGAACAAAACATCAAGCCCATCTGTCACTGATTAAAAACCACTGGTGTGAACAGTGGAGCATGAAGACCATCATGACCACAATGGCTATTTTTAATTTCATCTGTTGGTGAAGTAAAAGCTGTTGATGTACATTTACACACCATAAATATGGAGTCCAGGTCTGTTTGATGCTCCTGGACAGACTGACCACTGAGaacctctgacctctcctggTGGTCTCTGTGGAGAACACATGACATGTTAGGtctctagacacacacacacacacacacacacacacacacacacacacacacacacacgaggttgCAGGTGTTGTGTAGTGATGGATGCAGGTAGAAACACAAGGTGAACACCACTGTAAATACTGATGTGGTTATTAGATGAGATGTTGTGAGAGAAGAAACTGAACCAGCAGAAGGTTCAGACCAATTCCATGTGTCATGACCTGTTACTACCTCTGTCTGTTCAGTAGAGTCTGATAACAACCAAACCATCTGTTCATATCAGCTGTTCAATTCTgacctctgttcagtagagtggGGTCCATCTTTGAAACCAATCATTCGTTCTATAGACTGGTCACTCttcatggacacacagctgggtacaggggggtctggtctctccttttcttttttttcattttcccccctttttctccaaattgGACTTGGCCCCCCCTCTTCCAAATCGCCCCAATTGCTCTTCCGCCCCCTCTTcccagccggggagggctgccgactagaGTCTGGTCTCCACTGATGGATCTTGCTagaaacaagtcaagtcaagtttatttataaagcacatttaacaCAACCACAGtcgaaccaaagtgctgcacaagtttaaaatacaatataaaataagtcacACATATAAATATAAGAATATATGTAAAGACAacataaaataaagaaattaaaatgtgaGCAGTAAAACATAAGAGTGAAAGTATATTTCTACAATAgaatcacggtgtcaagctcaacttgaattgaatgccagcgagaagacgTGGgcctttaacaaagatttaaaagcctctagggcagtggttcttAAGCTGGATTCGATCGAACCCCAGGGGTTCGTTGAGTCACTCTCAGGGGTTCGGCAGGGGTCAAGATACACACAGCGTAGCCCGGTTCACACTGGCCGATCACACCGGCCCACTATATAGAATGGGCCGGCCCACTTTtgtagggggagggggggctcccCGCTTGTCAACTATATTGAATGGTGTTGGTGTAAAGTGGCCCCTCCCCAAGTGGATCGGCCCAGGTAGAGGTTATCGAGCTACAGTAACGTTAACAGTAGGCATAGGTTCTTGCttgatagtgtagcgaattcgggggacaacgcaaccacaggaactgccgcggccgggaagcgaacccgtatcgcccgcaccgcaggaggcatcgctaaccgctcgactaaagggtcagacccgccagccagccagcggccagcgtggcttcttatccatgcacgttacagtacagaGTAGTCGCATTTCCCCCCCTCACTTTTCTTTCTCCGTTCAGACGTCACTCATCTACGTCACAGCAGGGCTCGACCGTTTGTGTAATCCGTTTGTGtttgcaatggcagagtggcgctgttcgtaTTCCCACTCATTGAATCCCCGGGAAGACTGCAGAAGAAGCAGCGATTCAACGTTCATTACGACTACGAATTCCAGGTGAAGAGAGCCAGATTCGACGAAAAGGCTACTCTGCCTGTTCTCGGCTTTGTACCCATCGACGAACCGATCCTCACAGCATCGCGCGAAGTTGCGGTACCTGATCGCAAAGCGGGGCAAACCACACACCATCGGTGAAACACTCGTAAAGCCGGCTGCGTTGAAGATGGCGAATATCATGCTGGGAAAAGCTGCTGAAGATAAGTTATCCCAAATTCCTCTTTCAAATGACACTATCAGCAGCAgaatagaccagtggttctcaacctttttggggtcctggaccccctgcgtatttttgatctaccctgaggacccctccacctgatcttgggggaggggggttgcaatttgatagaaacagtagaaactgcattttaaattgcattatagcatttattcactctttggggtaaaaataagagctttcagttgtaacttagatatagttaacagaacagaattcttatgcagtaactttcagatatatgtaacaaaacagaatatgtattcagtaactttcagatatatgtaacaacagaattcttatgcagtaactttcagatatatgtaacaaaacagaatatgtattcagtaactttcagatatatgtaacaacagaatttttatgcagtaacttttaacaatgcaaacgggagcgagatctcttattaaaatacaatagattacacttgtgaaacagatgtaattagagaaaaaagtcctgttaccctttatagttgaggtagataaaggtctcagtcacatttgagtaaaataatcctatttctataaatgtcataggatctttttttaaagatattttattttcacggaccccttgcaattacaccacggaccactaggggtccgcggacccccggttgagaaacactggaataGACGACATGAGTGATGACATCTTGGCTCAAGTAGTTGCAGATCTGATTTCAAGCCCAGCAAAATGCAGCCTCCAACTCGACGAGACCACCGACGTTTCCAATCTAAGCCATCTTGTTGTATTCGTGCGCTATATGAAAGACGACATGATAAAGGAAGATTTTTTATTTTGTAACAACAACCAAGGCAGTCGATGTGAAGAAACTTGTGGATGCTTTCTTCAGAGACAACAA
The DNA window shown above is from Lampris incognitus isolate fLamInc1 chromosome 16, fLamInc1.hap2, whole genome shotgun sequence and carries:
- the LOC130125935 gene encoding NACHT, LRR and PYD domains-containing protein 12-like isoform X3, coding for MKSDQSIERMIGFKDGPHSTEQRDHQERSEVLSGQSVQEHQTDLDSIFMLLEENLVTFVKKELKRFQKVLSSDYPECLERQRVEEEEEQRRSTREALLKITLHFLRSMKQEELAASLESKNLVPMCRSNLKAALKEKFQCLFEGIAKPGESTLLNQIYTELYITKGGSGEANNEHEVRQIETASRKPARPETLITCEDIFKPLPGQDKPIRTLMTKGVAGIGKTVLTQKFTLDWAEDKTNHNIHFTFPFTFRELNVLKDKKFSLVGLLHHFFIETKKAGICSFDEFQVVFIFDGLDECRLPLDFQNNEIWTDVTKSTSVDVLLTNLIKRKLLPSARLWITTRPAAANQIPPEWVDMVTEVRGFTDPQKEEYFRKRFRDEEQARRIISHIKTSRSLHIMCHIPVFCWITATVLDHVLGTDERGEMPKTLTEMYIHFLVVQSIQGNVKYHGRSETEPHWNTESRKMIECLGKLAFEQLEKGNLIFYEADLTECGIDIKAASVYSGVFTQFFKEECGLYQDKVFCFVHLSIQEFLAALYVFLSFIKTKANLLSETQSTSCRSKPLGDKRKKPDLYQTAVDKALESPNGHLDLFLRFLLGLSLESNQNLLRGLLGKTGSMSKAHQKTVLYIQDKISDDFSPERSINLFHCLNELNDHSLVEEIQRYLTSGRLPKHRLSPAQWSALVFILLSSEKELEVFDLKKYSASEEGLLRLLPVVKASSTALLSSCNLSERSCEVVSSVLSSSSSSVRELDLSNNDLQDSGVKLLSAGLGSPQCRLETLRLSGCQVSEEGVSSLLSALSSNPSHLRELDLSYNQPGDSGGKLLSAGLEDPHWRLDSLRLDHAGGCRLEPGLRKYACELTLDPNTAHRRLLLSEDNRKVTWVMEEQSYPDHPDRFDCWTQVLCRGSLTDRCYTEVQWEGLVHIGVTYRGITRRGRGKDFPLGYNEKSWALYCDSGRYAAYHNYRETKISISPSSDRVGVYLNRSAGTLSFYSVSSDTLTHLHTFTSTFTKPLQVGFWVVSHGSSVRVCVC
- the LOC130125935 gene encoding NACHT, LRR and PYD domains-containing protein 12-like isoform X1; translation: MALTEEEEEGGPPCEATLPGKHDSQTKPKSPVHQESPNSPAPGCEPMKADQCMEIALTSKDTEQSRTHQERPGSSLQPSPALKRGRSSNRDDSKEGGPSTIWRKVGKGEKREQERPDSPVPSCVSMKSDRSMGLPCTFRDGHPSTEQSKIHQWRPDSSRQPSPAGKRGRKSNWGDLEEGGPSPIWRKRGENEKKEKERPDPPVPSCVSMKSDQSIERMIGFKDGPHSTEQRDHQERSEVLSGQSVQEHQTDLDSIFMLLEENLVTFVKKELKRFQKVLSSDYPECLERQRVEEEEEQRRSTREALLKITLHFLRSMKQEELAASLESKNLVPMCRSNLKAALKEKFQCLFEGIAKPGESTLLNQIYTELYITKGGSGEANNEHEVRQIETASRKPARPETLITCEDIFKPLPGQDKPIRTLMTKGVAGIGKTVLTQKFTLDWAEDKTNHNIHFTFPFTFRELNVLKDKKFSLVGLLHHFFIETKKAGICSFDEFQVVFIFDGLDECRLPLDFQNNEIWTDVTKSTSVDVLLTNLIKRKLLPSARLWITTRPAAANQIPPEWVDMVTEVRGFTDPQKEEYFRKRFRDEEQARRIISHIKTSRSLHIMCHIPVFCWITATVLDHVLGTDERGEMPKTLTEMYIHFLVVQSIQGNVKYHGRSETEPHWNTESRKMIECLGKLAFEQLEKGNLIFYEADLTECGIDIKAASVYSGVFTQFFKEECGLYQDKVFCFVHLSIQEFLAALYVFLSFIKTKANLLSETQSTSCRSKPLGDKRKKPDLYQTAVDKALESPNGHLDLFLRFLLGLSLESNQNLLRGLLGKTGSMSKAHQKTVLYIQDKISDDFSPERSINLFHCLNELNDHSLVEEIQRYLTSGRLPKHRLSPAQWSALVFILLSSEKELEVFDLKKYSASEEGLLRLLPVVKASSTALLSSCNLSERSCEVVSSVLSSSSSSVRELDLSNNDLQDSGVKLLSAGLGSPQCRLETLRLSGCQVSEEGVSSLLSALSSNPSHLRELDLSYNQPGDSGGKLLSAGLEDPHWRLDSLRLDHAGGCRLEPGLRKYACELTLDPNTAHRRLLLSEDNRKVTWVMEEQSYPDHPDRFDCWTQVLCRGSLTDRCYTEVQWEGLVHIGVTYRGITRRGRGKDFPLGYNEKSWALYCDSGRYAAYHNYRETKISISPSSDRVGVYLNRSAGTLSFYSVSSDTLTHLHTFTSTFTKPLQVGFWVVSHGSSVRVCVC
- the LOC130125935 gene encoding NACHT, LRR and PYD domains-containing protein 12-like isoform X2, which encodes MALTEEEEEGGPPCEATLPGKHDSQTKPKSPVHQESPNSPAPGCEPMKADQCMEIALTSKDTEQRTHQERPGSSLQPSPALKRGRSSNRDDSKEGGPSTIWRKVGKGEKREQERPDSPVPSCVSMKSDRSMGLPCTFRDGHPSTEQSKIHQWRPDSSRQPSPAGKRGRKSNWGDLEEGGPSPIWRKRGENEKKEKERPDPPVPSCVSMKSDQSIERMIGFKDGPHSTEQRDHQERSEVLSGQSVQEHQTDLDSIFMLLEENLVTFVKKELKRFQKVLSSDYPECLERQRVEEEEEQRRSTREALLKITLHFLRSMKQEELAASLESKNLVPMCRSNLKAALKEKFQCLFEGIAKPGESTLLNQIYTELYITKGGSGEANNEHEVRQIETASRKPARPETLITCEDIFKPLPGQDKPIRTLMTKGVAGIGKTVLTQKFTLDWAEDKTNHNIHFTFPFTFRELNVLKDKKFSLVGLLHHFFIETKKAGICSFDEFQVVFIFDGLDECRLPLDFQNNEIWTDVTKSTSVDVLLTNLIKRKLLPSARLWITTRPAAANQIPPEWVDMVTEVRGFTDPQKEEYFRKRFRDEEQARRIISHIKTSRSLHIMCHIPVFCWITATVLDHVLGTDERGEMPKTLTEMYIHFLVVQSIQGNVKYHGRSETEPHWNTESRKMIECLGKLAFEQLEKGNLIFYEADLTECGIDIKAASVYSGVFTQFFKEECGLYQDKVFCFVHLSIQEFLAALYVFLSFIKTKANLLSETQSTSCRSKPLGDKRKKPDLYQTAVDKALESPNGHLDLFLRFLLGLSLESNQNLLRGLLGKTGSMSKAHQKTVLYIQDKISDDFSPERSINLFHCLNELNDHSLVEEIQRYLTSGRLPKHRLSPAQWSALVFILLSSEKELEVFDLKKYSASEEGLLRLLPVVKASSTALLSSCNLSERSCEVVSSVLSSSSSSVRELDLSNNDLQDSGVKLLSAGLGSPQCRLETLRLSGCQVSEEGVSSLLSALSSNPSHLRELDLSYNQPGDSGGKLLSAGLEDPHWRLDSLRLDHAGGCRLEPGLRKYACELTLDPNTAHRRLLLSEDNRKVTWVMEEQSYPDHPDRFDCWTQVLCRGSLTDRCYTEVQWEGLVHIGVTYRGITRRGRGKDFPLGYNEKSWALYCDSGRYAAYHNYRETKISISPSSDRVGVYLNRSAGTLSFYSVSSDTLTHLHTFTSTFTKPLQVGFWVVSHGSSVRVCVC